CAGAAGCCCCCATGTTTTTAGCGTCCAGTCCCTTACTTGAGAGGCAGGGTTTCGCCCGCCCATGAGCGGAAGGTAGGCCACTATCGCAATGGCATTGGCGTAGACATTCGCAAAGTTAGGTGATGGAAAATCCGCCAACACCGCCTTGGCCATCGCCGTGGCCGCCCCGAAACAAAAGCCGCTCAGGAGCGCCAGCCCCACACCTATGACAAAATTCTTTGCCGCACCGCCTTCGGTCTCACCGCTTCGGCTCTGGGTGAGCAGCACGCAACCGAGTATCACCAACGCGGCGCCACCGCCCGAGACAACGGTTATGCGCTCGCCGAGGAAAATAATCCCGAGCAGAATTGCGAAAAACGTGTTCGTCGTGGCCAGCGAGCTTACCCGCGCCGCGCCGATGCGCTTCATACCAGCAAAAAGAAACGTGCGCGCGAGCACAATTCGAAAAATTCCGGCCAGGCCGATGATTACCAGGGGCCATCCCCAAATAAACGGGGCCTCGGCAAAATCTCCCTGTATCAGAGAAACCGCCACGAGGACCATCATGCCGAAAATCGCCGTGGCCCCCGTCCCGACGACTGAGTCAATACCACGCACCGCCATGCGGCCAAAAACATCCCGAAGCGCAAGCAGGAACGCCGCTCCCAGGGAGATTGCAACAACAAATCCGCTCACAACCACCCCGCCTCACGGTTTTCCATCCGGGCACCAGAACTTTTCCATCGCATCCAGATGCAACCTGACATTCAAAAAATCTTTATTCCGCCAAAGGAAATGTCAACCGTGTAATAAAGCGGCTATTTCCCTTTATCCAGTATTCCCGTCGCTTCAAGGTCTTTTCTAAACGCACGTTTTTCGGCCGCCGTGAGCGATACGACAGGAGGCCGCACACCGCCTGCGGGTAGGCCCAGCACATCGGTCCACTCCTTGAGGTAGGCCGTCGTCCGGCCGTTGGGGCCCGTCGTGAAGTATTTTTTACGGACAGCCCGAAGCGGCTCAAGCGAGTAGTTAATCGCTGCGGCCTTTTCCATGTCGCCTGCCTTTGCCGCCTCGTAGTAGTCGCGAATCGGGGTATAGCCCGGCACCTGATAGAGAAAAGGCGTCGGCGAGGACATGTGCACCTGCATC
The sequence above is drawn from the Nitrospinaceae bacterium genome and encodes:
- a CDS encoding DMT family transporter, translated to MSGFVVAISLGAAFLLALRDVFGRMAVRGIDSVVGTGATAIFGMMVLVAVSLIQGDFAEAPFIWGWPLVIIGLAGIFRIVLARTFLFAGMKRIGAARVSSLATTNTFFAILLGIIFLGERITVVSGGGAALVILGCVLLTQSRSGETEGGAAKNFVIGVGLALLSGFCFGAATAMAKAVLADFPSPNFANVYANAIAIVAYLPLMGGRNPASQVRDWTLKTWGLLALTGSCASLGVSLMYVALAHAPLTLVSPLTQSRPLFVVAISVLFLQAHEVVNFRVAAGAITVVMGTVLLVIG